From a single Arachis hypogaea cultivar Tifrunner chromosome 3, arahy.Tifrunner.gnm2.J5K5, whole genome shotgun sequence genomic region:
- the LOC112791573 gene encoding ras-related protein Rab2BV isoform X1 → MFRVVVQVLEIREGMAYKVDHEYDYLFKIVLIGDSGVGKSNILSRFTRNEFCLESKSTIGVEFATRTLQVEGKTVKAQIWDTAGQERYRAITSAYYRGAVGALLVYDITKRQTFDNVQRWLRELRDHADSNIVIMMAGNKNDLNHLRAVSSEDAQNLAEQEGLAFLETSALEAFNVDKAFQTILFDIYHIISKKALAAQQAASSTIPQGTSINVSANMPANAQNKSTCCSN, encoded by the exons AT GTTTAGGGTGGTGGTTCAGGTCTTGGAAATTAGAGAAGGCATGGCATACAAAGTGGACCATGAATACGATTATCTCTTCAAGATCGTACTCATTGGTGACTCAGGTGTTGGTAAATCCAACATCCTCTCCAGGTTCACCCGCAACGAGTTCTGCTTGGAGTCCAAGTCCACCATTGGGGTTGAATTCGCTACCAGAACATTGCAG GTGGAAGGGAAGACAGTGAAGGCACAAATATGGGACACAGCAGGACAAGAGAGGTACAGAGCGATCACAAGTGCATACTATAGAGGTGCAGTTGGTGCATTGTTGGTGTATGACATAACAAAGAGGCAAACATTCGACAATGTGCAGAGGTGGCTAAGGGAGCTGAGGGACCATGCTGACTCCAACATCGTTATCATGATGGCCGGAAACAAGAACGACCTCAACCATCTCAGGGCAGTCTCCTCTGAAGATGCTCAGAACTTAGCTGAGCAGGAAGGCCTCGCCTTCCTCGAGACATCCGCCCTCGAGGCCTTCAACGTCGACAAGGCCTTCCAGACCATCTTGTTTGATATTTATCACATTATCAGCAAGAAGGCCTTGGCTGCACAGCAAGCAGCTTCTTCTACCATTCCTCAGGGCACTTCCATTAATGTTTCTGCTAACATGCCCGCTAATGCCCAAAACAAATCAACGTGTTGCTCCAATTAA
- the LOC112791573 gene encoding ras-related protein Rab2BV isoform X2: MAYKVDHEYDYLFKIVLIGDSGVGKSNILSRFTRNEFCLESKSTIGVEFATRTLQVEGKTVKAQIWDTAGQERYRAITSAYYRGAVGALLVYDITKRQTFDNVQRWLRELRDHADSNIVIMMAGNKNDLNHLRAVSSEDAQNLAEQEGLAFLETSALEAFNVDKAFQTILFDIYHIISKKALAAQQAASSTIPQGTSINVSANMPANAQNKSTCCSN; the protein is encoded by the exons ATGGCATACAAAGTGGACCATGAATACGATTATCTCTTCAAGATCGTACTCATTGGTGACTCAGGTGTTGGTAAATCCAACATCCTCTCCAGGTTCACCCGCAACGAGTTCTGCTTGGAGTCCAAGTCCACCATTGGGGTTGAATTCGCTACCAGAACATTGCAG GTGGAAGGGAAGACAGTGAAGGCACAAATATGGGACACAGCAGGACAAGAGAGGTACAGAGCGATCACAAGTGCATACTATAGAGGTGCAGTTGGTGCATTGTTGGTGTATGACATAACAAAGAGGCAAACATTCGACAATGTGCAGAGGTGGCTAAGGGAGCTGAGGGACCATGCTGACTCCAACATCGTTATCATGATGGCCGGAAACAAGAACGACCTCAACCATCTCAGGGCAGTCTCCTCTGAAGATGCTCAGAACTTAGCTGAGCAGGAAGGCCTCGCCTTCCTCGAGACATCCGCCCTCGAGGCCTTCAACGTCGACAAGGCCTTCCAGACCATCTTGTTTGATATTTATCACATTATCAGCAAGAAGGCCTTGGCTGCACAGCAAGCAGCTTCTTCTACCATTCCTCAGGGCACTTCCATTAATGTTTCTGCTAACATGCCCGCTAATGCCCAAAACAAATCAACGTGTTGCTCCAATTAA
- the LOC112791570 gene encoding protein NRT1/ PTR FAMILY 5.6, translating into MEQELEKRKIEEEEEKWVLDASKDYKGRVPLRASTGSWKASLFVLTIEFSERVSFLGIAINLISYLTKVIHEDLNTAAKNVNYWTGTTTLIPLIGGFLADAYTGRFLMILLSSLVYIMGLSLLTMSQFIPSLKPCNINLCHQPRKLHIVVFFLALYSISLGTGGYKPCLQSFGADQYDDDNTQERKKKMSFFNWWNFSLCFALLLGSTLVVYVQDDFGWGTASLAITVFMTLTVITFYVGKPFYRYRRPEGNPLTPVFQVLIAAIRKRKLSHPSSPSMLYQVSKSESHGRLLSHTSRLRFLDKAAIIEDKNVEENENPWRLATVTRVEETKLLLNVIPIWVTSLIVGICVAQSTTLFVKQAAAMNLKISNNSFNVPPASITSFAAIGTLIVVPIYDKIIVPILRKVTGNERGISILQRMGIGLTFIVIVMVVAALVESKRLRMDATEKKTMSVVWLIPQYLLIGFGDSFSLVALQEYFYDQVPDSMRSLGMALYLSVIGVGNFLSSFLIIIVDHVTGKNGKAWIGKDINSSHLDRFYWLLAVISALNLCVYVFLAKRYTYKTVQRRTLENDDVDINIIMP; encoded by the exons ATGGAGCAAGaattggagaagagaaagatagaagaagaagaagagaaatgggtACTTGATGCTTCTAAGGATTACAAAGGGAGAGTTCCTCTCCGTGCCTCCACTGGTTCATGGAAAGCTTCTCTCTTTGTCCTCA CAATTGAGTTTAGTGAACGGGTAAGCTTCCTTGGGATAGCCATTAACCTAATCTCCTATCTGACTAAAGTGATACATGAAGATCTCAACACAGCAGCAAAAAATGTAAACTATTGGACAGGAACAACAACCCTCATACCTCTTATAGGTGGATTTCTTGCAGATGCATACACTGGCCGCTTTCTTATGATCCTGCTTTCTTCCCTTGTATACATCATG GGTTTAAGCCTGTTGACTATGTCTCAGTTCATACCAAGtctaaagccatgcaacatcaaTCTATGTCACCAGCCTAGGAAGCTCCATATAGTAGTTTTCTTCCTTGCCTTGTACTCTATCTCCTTGGGAACTGGAGGATACAAGCCATGCTTGCAAAGCTTTGGAGCTGATCAATATGATGACGACAACACCcaagagaggaagaaaaagatgTCTTTCTTCAACTGGTGGAACTTTTCATTGTGCTTTGCATTGCTGCTTGGTTCAACATTGGTTGTTTATGTTCAAGATGACTTTGGCTGGGGAACTGCAAGTCTTGCCATCACTGTATTTATGACACTCACTGTTATAACTTTCTATGTGGGGAAGCCATTTTACAGGTATAGGAGACCAGAAGGGAACCCTTTAACCCCGGTTTTTCAGGTGCTAATTGCGGCCATAAGGAAGAGGAAACTGTCCCATCCTTCAAGTCCTTCCATGTTGTATCAAGTCTCAAAGTCAGAGTCCCATGGAAGGCTTCTAAGCCATACCAGCAGGCTCAG GTTTCTTGACAAGGCTGCAATAATCGAAGACAAAAATGTTGAGGAGAATGAGAATCCATGGAGATTAGCAACAGTGACAAGAGTGGAAGAGACAAAGCTGCTTCTCAATGTTATCCCCATTTGGGTAACTTCACTAATAGTTGGAATCTGTGTAGCACAATCCACAACACTCTTTGTGAAACAAGCAGCTGCTATGAACTTAAAGATAAGCAACAACAGTTTCAATGTCCCACCAGCTTCCATTACCTCTTTTGCAGCCATAGGAACCTTAATAGTTGTCCCTATCTATGACAAGATTATTGTTCCAATTCTGAGGAAAGTCACTGGCAATGAAAGAGGCATCAGCATCCTTCAGAGGATGGGAATTGGCTTAACATTCATAGTCATAGTCATGGTTGTTGCAGCATTAGTAGAATCAAAGAGACTAAGAATGGATGCAACAGAGAAAAAAACCATGAGTGTTGTGTGGTTGATACCACAATACTTGTTAATTGGATTTGGAGATTCATTTTCCTTAGTTGCTTTGCAAGAGTATTTCTATGACCAAGTTCCTGATTCAATGAGGAGTCTTGGAATGGCTTTGTATCTTAGTGTTATTGGTGTTGGAAACTTCTTGAGCAGCTTTCTAATCATAATTGTGGATCATGTCACTGGCAAAAATGGAAAGGCTTGGATTGGGAAGGACATAAATTCAAGTCATTTGGACAGGTTTTATTGGCTTCTGGCAGTGATTAGTGCTTTGAATTTGTGTGTGTATGTCTTTTTGGCAAAAAGGTACACTTATAAAACTGTTCAAAGGAGAACATTGGAAAATGATGACGTGGATATCAATATCATCATGCCATGA
- the LOC112791571 gene encoding protein NRT1/ PTR FAMILY 5.6 — MEQEMEKRKIEKEEEEEEEKWVLDGSKDYKGRVPLRASTGAWKASLFVLTIEFSERISFFGIATNLISYLTKVIHEDLNTAAKNVNYWTGTSTLMPLIGGFVADAYTGRFLMVLFSSFVYLMGLCLLTMSQFIPSLKPCKSSICRKPRKVHEVVFFLALYCISLGTGGYKPCLESFGADQFDDDNREERKKKMSFFNWWNFALCFGLLLGATVIVYVQDNVGWGAAGLILTIFMALTVIAFYVGKPFYRYRRPEGNPLTQVLQVIVAAIRKRNLTNPSSASLLYEVPKSDKSQGRLLSHTSRLRFLDKAAIIEDKNIEEKENPWRLATVTRVEETKLLLNVIPIWLTSVTVGICVAQGSTLFVKQAAAMNLNITHSFKIPPASIASFAAFGTLVAVPIYDKIIVPVLRNVTGNERGISILRRIGIGLTFTVIVMVVAALVEAKRLRAAEKNTTSSVFWLIPQYLLLGFGDSFSLVGLQEYFYDQVPDSMRSLGMALYLSVIGIGSFVSSFLIIIVDHVTGKDGKAWIGKDINSSRLDRFYWMLAVINGLNLCVFLLLARRYTYKTVQRRTLQNDGVEIIP, encoded by the exons ATGGAGCAAGAAATGGAaaagagaaagatagaaaaagaagaagaagaagaagaagagaaatgggtGCTTGATGGATCTAAAGATTACAAAGGAAGAGTTCCTCTCCGAGCTTCCACTGGTGCATGGAAAGCTTCTCTCTTTGTGCTCA CAATTGAGTTTAGTGAAAGGATAAGCTTCTTTGGAATAGCCACTAATCTCATCTCCTACCTAACTAAAGTGATTCATGAAGATCTTAACACAGCAGCAAAGAATGTAAATTATTGGACAGGGACATCAACACTCATGCCTCTTATAGGTGGATTTGTTGCTGATGCCTACACTGGCCGTTTTCTTATGGTTCTGTTTTCTTCCTTTGTATACCTCATG GGTTTATGCTTGCTGACAATGTCTCAATTCATACCAAGTCTCAAGCCATGCAAAAGTAGCATATGTAGAAAGCCTAGGAAGGTTCATGAAGTGGTTTTCTTCCTTGCCTTGTATTGTATATCCCTAGGCACTGGTGGATACAAGCCATGCTTGGAGAGCTTTGGAGCCGATCAATTCGACGACGATAAcagggaagagaggaagaagaagatgtcTTTCTTCAACTGGTGGAACTTTGCACTGTGCTTTGGATTGCTGCTTGGTGCAACTGTGATTGTCTATGTTCAAGATAATGTTGGTTGGGGAGCTGCAGGCCTTATACTCACTATTTTTATGGCTCTTACTGTGATTGCTTTTTATGTGGGGAAGCCATTTTACAGGTATAGGAGACCAGAAGGGAACCCTTTAACCCAAGTTTTGCAGGTCATAGTTGCAGCCATAAGGAAAAGGAACTTGACCAATCCTTCAAGTGCTTCTCTGTTGTATGAAGTTCCAAAGTCAGACAAGTCCCAAGGGAGGCTTCTAAGCCATACTAGCAGACTTAG GTTTCTTGACAAGGCTGCAATAATAGAAGACAAAAACATTGAGGAGAAAGAGAATCCATGGAGATTAGCAACAGTGACAAGAGTGGAAGAGACAAAGCTTCTTCTCAATGTTATCCCCATTTGGCTAACTTCAGTAACAGTTGGAATCTGTGTAGCACAAGGCTCAACACTCTTTGTGAAGCAAGCAGCTGCTATGAACCTAAACATAACCCACAGTTTCAAAATCCCTCCAGCTTCCATTGCCTCTTTCGCGGCTTTCGGCACCTTAGTAGCAGTCCCAATTTATGACAAGATCATTGTTCCGGTTCTGCGAAATGTCACTGGCAACGAAAGAGGGATCAGCATCCTTCGGAGGATTGGCATTGGCCTAACATTCACAGTCATAGTTATGGTTGTTGCAGCATTAGTTGAAGCAAAGAGACTAAGAGCTGCAGAGAAAAACACTACTAGTAGTGTTTTCTGGCTGATACCACAATACTTGTTACTTGGATTTGGAGATTCATTTTCCTTAGTTGGTTTGCAAGAGTATTTCTATGACCAAGTACCTGATTCAATGAGGAGTTTGGGAATGGCATTGTATCTTAGTGTAATTGGAATTGGAAGCTTTGTGAGCAGTTTTCTGATCATAATTGTGGACCATGTCACAGGAAAAGATGGTAAGGCTTGGATTGGGAAGGACATAAATTCAAGCCGTTTGGATAGGTTTTATTGGATGCTGGCAGTTATAAACGGTTTGAATTTGTGTGTGTTTCTGTTGTTGGCAAGAAGGTATACTTATAAGACTGTGCAGAGGAGAACATTGCAAAATGATGGAGTTGAGATCATTCCATGA
- the LOC112791572 gene encoding protein DA1-related 2 encodes MASPSSDINHLSHPCIYGDFVSSYSERKSGFMKWFGKIFKIGSSSRGRSDSSGRHLQQPAEENMVWRAPSRSLDDRARSRKDEEDLNRAIALSLGENFKRPNGYRWHTGSDDIDDYSKALHPPYTPAPLYPRGYSLANVRICGGCNQEILYGNCLGWMDTYFHPDCFRCHSCRHPITEREFSLSGSRPYHKSCFKELTHPKCEVCHQYIPINAAGLIEYRCHPYWYQKYCPSHEYDNTARCCSCERLESRNEKYYRLDDGRILCFECMESAITDTGECQPLYHAIRDYYEGMNMRIDQQVPMLLVGRDALNEAIVGEKNGFHHLPETRGLCLSEEQTVTSVHRWPRMGGHRFIGMRTQHQKLTRKCEVTAILVLYGLPRLLTGAILAHELMHAWLRLKGYRNLDAEVEEGICQVLSYMWLESEVMPGSSRYMPSTSSASSSSSYSTSSSSSKKGARSQVENKLGEFFMNQIANDSSPAYGGGFRSAIEAVNKYGLRCTLDHIRLTGHFPL; translated from the exons ATGGCTTCTCCTTCTTCAGATATCAACCATCTTTCACACCCTTGCATATATG GGGATTTTGTTTCTTCATATTCAGAGAGAAAGTCTGGGTTTATGAAATGGTTTGGTAAGATTTTCAAAATTGGATCATCAAGTAGAGGAAGGAGTGATAGTAGTGGTCGTCATCTACAGCAGCCTGCAGAGGAAAACATGGTTTGGCGAGCACCTTCTAGATCATTG GATGACCGTGCTAGATCCCGGAAGGATGAAGAGGATTTGAACCGAGCAATTGCACTTTCTTTAGGTGAAAATTTCAAGAGACCAAATG GTTATAGATGGCACACAGGCAGTGATGATATTGATGATTACTCAAAGGCCCTTCATCCTCCATATACACCTGCACCTTTATATCCCAGAGGATATAG TTTGGCAAATGTAAGAATATGTGGAGGGTGCAATCAGGAGATACTATATGGAAATTGTTTGGGATGGATGGATACTTATTTTCATCCAGATTGCTTCCGTTGTCACTCTTGTCGCCACCCTATTACTGAACGTGAG ttttctttGTCAGGGAGCCGTCCATATCACAAGTCTTGTTTTAAAGAGTTAACACATCCTAAGTGTGAAGTTTGCCATCAATAT ATTCCAATAAATGCAGCTGGTTTGATTGAGTATAGGTGCCATCCTTATTGGTACCAAAAGTATTGTCCATCACATGAGTATGATAATACAGCTCGCTGTTGTAGTTGTGAAAGATTAGAG TCGCGCAACGAAAAGTATTATAGACTGGACGATGGACGGATTTTGTGCTTTGAGTGCATGGAATCTGCTATAACGGATACTGGTGAATGCCAGCCTCTATACCATGCCATCAGAGATTATTATGAAGGGATGAACATGAGAATAGATCAGCAAGTTCCTATGCTTCTTGTGGGTAGAGATGCACTTAATGAAGCCATTGTTGGGGAGAAGAAT GGTTTCCATCATTTGCCTGAAACAAGGGGTTTGTGCCTCTCAGAAGAGCAAACTGTCACCAGT GTACATAGATGGCCAAGAATGGGAGGGCATAGATTCATAGGAATGAGAACTCAACATCAAAAGCTGACTAGAAAATGTGAAGTTACAGCTATTCTTGTTCTTTATGGTCTTCCAAG GTTACTCACAGGTGCTATCCTAGCCCATGAGTTGATGCATGCTTGGTTGAGACTTAAAG GTTACCGGAACCTTGATGCGGAAGTAGAGGAAGGTATTTGTCAGGTTCTATCATACATGTGGCTTGAGTCAGAAGTGATGCCAGGGTCTAGTAGATACATGCCATCAACATCATCagcatcttcatcttcttcctactccacatcatcatcatcatcaaagaaaGGAGCAAGGTCTCAAGTTGAGAACAAGTTAGGAGAGTTTTTCATGAACCAGATAGCCAATGATTCGTCACCAGCATATGGAGGTGGGTTTAGGTCTGCAATTGAAGCAGTTAATAAGTATGGTTTGCGTTGTACCTTGGATCATATTCGTTTGACTGGTCACTTCCCACTGTAA